The window GGGTTTGTAAACTGACAGCGCAGCCAGTATAGGCTATCGTTGTTACACTTTTTACATTATTTTTACTTGACTGCTGCCGCTCAATTTCTTTAAAGTGATAACAATTAAAAGGGCAACCTCAAACTTCAAATATGTGAAGCCAATCTCTTTCTGACAACTTCAATACGCGTTACCAGATGACGCCAATCTTCCTGACAGGCAACAAAGGGGCGAACGCCTAGAGCACTTTCTATGGCCCCTGGCAATTCGGTTTGAACTCTGCAGCAGGGGTAGAACCGTGAAAAAACTAATCAAGCCCGCAATTTTCATCCTTCTCGGCATCATCATTGCCTTTCCTCTCTTCAGCCTAACCTACTACACCATGGTGCGCACCACAACACCACAGTTCTGCGCCAGCTGCCACGAAATTCAATTTGCCTACAACACCTGGAAGACCTCCAGTCATGTGAACAATGAGCAGGGCTTCGTGGCCGACTGCATGGATTGCCATCTCCCTGCCCCGCACGACACCTTCCAGTTTTTCTATGCAAAAACCTGGCACGGCATCAAGGACATCATCATCCATTTTACCCAGAGCACTTACGATCACCAGAAAAATCGTCAGATAGCTTACGCCTCCTTCAAGAATGATCAATGCCAGAAATGTCACCGCAACCTGCTGTACATTCCCAACAAACGTGGAGCCATGTTGGCTCACCGCGACGTGGTTTATGCCAGACCAGGTTATGAGAAAAAATGTGTAGATTGCCACAGAAATTTGGTACACAACGCTAGGGCTTTCTACGACTACAAACAGTACAAGGCTACTTATAGAGGGCTGGGTCTATAAGAAAC of the Deltaproteobacteria bacterium genome contains:
- a CDS encoding NapC/NirT family cytochrome c, with the protein product MKKLIKPAIFILLGIIIAFPLFSLTYYTMVRTTTPQFCASCHEIQFAYNTWKTSSHVNNEQGFVADCMDCHLPAPHDTFQFFYAKTWHGIKDIIIHFTQSTYDHQKNRQIAYASFKNDQCQKCHRNLLYIPNKRGAMLAHRDVVYARPGYEKKCVDCHRNLVHNARAFYDYKQYKATYRGLGL